A region of Drosophila suzukii chromosome 2L, CBGP_Dsuzu_IsoJpt1.0, whole genome shotgun sequence DNA encodes the following proteins:
- the LOC108009789 gene encoding uncharacterized protein — MACKKKTKLWDSMAKDEMKTTTQAMLEEGAKGLRTISTQEKKLVNFQSFNMDDPRYGSSDIDDIMEPPMLSSYTRQYSQPYPNRCKPLVPKTESPDPLFNRKPKNDFEFTTGLDFKFLDDHMHNLSETRKKVNFFRQLRNQSFLLY; from the exons ATGGCCTGCAAAAAGAAGACCAAGTTGTGGGACTCAATGGCCAAGGATGAGATGAAGACCACCACACAGGCGATGCTCGAGGAGGGCGCCAAGGGGCTAAGGACGATTTCCACGCAGGAGAAAAAGCTGGTCAACTTTCAGTCATTCAATATGGATGA TCCCCGCTATGGATCTTCCGATATCGATGACATAATGGAACCCCCAATGCTGTCCAGTTACACACGACAATATTCCCAGCCGTATCCGAATCGTTGTAAGCCCCTCGTTCCAAAAACCGAGTCTCCAGATCCGTTATTTAATCGCAAGCCCAAAAACGATTTTGAGTTCACAACGGGCCTGGATTTTAAGTTCCTCGATGATCATATGCACAATCTATCCGAAACGCGCAAGAAAGTCAACTTCTTTAGGCAGTTGAG GAATCAATCTTTTCTTCTGTACTAA